GTGACCTGGGATGGTGGACAATCAGAACAACACAATCACGAGCACAACAGTCTCCACCAGTGGGTTGTGaggaagccaattggagccaatttggattggagccaattttggtaccctaggggaaattctctctgtgcatttatcccatttggactagtgaatcacattgaagtacacacactagtccgtagcagtgggctgcctgctgagcggcacccggggagcagtgtgggggttaggtgccttgctcaagggcacttcagccgtggtccggtcgggcattgaaccgggaacccttgggttgccaacccagtgctctaaccactgagccacgactgcccaccGGGTGTCAGTCCTAAAGTAGAAACAGTTATGAACCTTGACCCTGTACAGTGTAATGTCCAACTGCAGGTTGTGAGTTTTAATCCTGGAGGGTCAGCTATGGCCTTTACCTGATGGGACTATTACTCTGCCCAgcaggttgtgagttctaatcctgGAGGGTGAGCTAATGGGCCTTAACCAATTGGGACTGTCACACCCTGCCAGTCTTACCATACAGTATCTCCCTGGATAGGAGCAACTTAAAacatcatgtaggctacacagaaaaacgtatgtacagtatatgtaattgtatttgtaaaaaaaaaaaacatgtcagtgTGGAATTCTTGTCATTGTAAGTGTTAAAAATATGCAAGAGTAGAAAGAGTGTGCAAAATAATGGAATAATATTCTAGCGTATGTAATATAACTGGAGCCAATGGAGTAATATGTTGAGATATTGCATTGTTGAGATATTGCATCACACCAAGAGAAGACTGCCAACCACAGAACTGAGATGTTTTCACATGTTTGCATGGGATGCATGTGTGACTATCGATATCACACACGattctagtctgtgtgtgtgtgtgtgtgtgtgtgtgtgtgtgcgtgtgcgtgtgtgtgtgtgcgtgtgcgtgtgtgtgtgtgtgtgtgtgtgtgtgtgtgtgtgggcgcgtatcAATGTCACACACTATTCCAACTGATTATGCAGCTGCAACTCccctgtgtgagggtgtgtgtgtgagtgtgtgagtaagagtgtgtgagtaagtgtgtgtctgtgtgtgtgagtaagagtgtgtgagtaagtgtgtgtctgtgtgtgtgtgtgtgtgtgtatgtgtgtgcgtgcgtggcgggctcatgcgtgcgtgtgagtgcgttttCGTGTGTgcgggagtgtttgtgtgtgtgtgtgtgtgtgtgtatgtatcgatGTCACGCGTTAGTGTTCCAGCTGTTTGTTATTACGGTCTTGTTGTGCTGTCTTCAGGTCAGGTGAAGGCAGTTCTCTCTTTTTTACGTCTTGAGAAAAGTCTCTTGTTTTTACgggcaaataaaataaaactcaaCTTGGAACTTGGAGTCCTGACAAAGCTCGTCCAATCAAAGCACTCGGATAACAAGCCAATCAGATATGCCCAGGGGGGGGGGCTGTACGGAATCTCTGTGTGATCAGAATCAGAATCCTCGCACCACCTTCTAGAAGTGTATATCGCCATAACAACCGGGTTGCCGTGTGATGCTCTGTGGATGTAGAGAGGTGGTGGTGTTTGCCAATAAGAGAATTGAGGACATGGGGCAGTTGAGTTGAAGgtaaagattgtgcacatcctcgGAAAAGGTGCATgacaaaggctgactgaaagTTTGGAATCCGCAcatttaaaatctttttttccattgatttttttaaaaaattccaTTATTGGAAGATTACGTTTTTCCAGGATTACATTTTCACGGTTGTCTTCAACAGAttaagtgtgtggactcctcacttACAGAACTTACAATAAGTGATTTGAGGACATGGGGGGTGTTCGAGGTGATTTGTAGAGGAAAGGAAACGTTTAAAGCAATAAAAGATACTCTCAAGTCTCAATGTAACAAATCAGGAGTGTGAAAGGCCCATAAAACTGACTTGAATGAGCACACACTCCAAACACAATACATCTCACTTgtgttgcacacatacacagacttgcacacaaaCTTAACGCAGGCATGACGATTCACAgattcacacgtgcacacacacacacacacacacaccagaacaacaACAGAACTGCATTTAGAACAAAatggcagggtattggttacagtccctggaacagtgtggggttggatgccttgctcagcagcacctcagccatggagtgagaaagggagtggaagggtggaattcgaacctgcaaccctgtgatctaaagtccatctccttcacCACTATATGCCACATCTGCTCTCGACTGTAGCAGTCTGCATAGGTGTAGTTCTAGAATGGATAAGGCCTTAGCTCCACCTCTAGAATGCAGTCCTTATTGGTTAAGTTGTAAAATGTACATGGCATTATAGTATACCTAGCTGATGCGTGAAAGTgtggggattgaacctacaaccctctgatcaacATTTCAACACTCCTTTACCATTACACAGACATGTCCACATGTAGCACTCTGCCTGGATTTAATTCAAAGTTTTCCTCTCGACTTCTGTCTACTTTTGCCTTCTTTGAGTATTGTCCTCATTCCTGACCCTGGTAAGAACTCGTCTTgattttactttattttgtatTATGTAGTCATTATTTTTTTAACCAAAGAACATGTTAGTCTGTATATGGGAGAGGTCCACTTGTGACGTTTTGGAAACAACACAGCTGCTTACGATGGCAGTTTTATGTCACCGGGATGGATCATCTGGGGTGATGTGAACGTGTCCGTGTGCTCTTATATGGGAGAGGTGTTGTTTCGGGAGAGCAGTGCTGCCAACTCCTGTTGAATCATATGACATCATCTCATCAGTTGCtttgtgcagtctctctctctctctctctcttgtgcacactctctctctctctctctctctctctctctctctctctctctctctctctctttttctctatctctctctgtgtttctctctatctctttctctatcgctctctgtgtttctctctctctctgtctctctgtctgtttctctctctctctctctttcgctctctctctctttcgctctctcgctgtctctgtctctgtctctgtctctttctctctctctctttctctctctctttatctatctctctctgtgtttctctctctctctctgtctctctctgtctgtgtttctctctctctctatctctccctctctctctctctctctctctctctctctctctctctctctctctctctctctctttctctctctttatctatctctctctgtgtttctctctttctctgtctctctctgtctgtgtttctctctctctctctctctctctctctctctctctctccttagccACTCCTCTTTTCTCTAACACCGTCCTCCTCATGCTATTGCCATGTGATTGCATAGAAAGATCCTGCCCCCTGCTGTTCAGTCTGTTGTATTGCAGTTAGGACTATAGGACTATACAACCTTGTTTAGCTCTCTGTGATGCTCCAATGCCTcaaattacagtacagtacattacattacattacagtacagtacagtacattacattacagtacagtacagtacattacattacagtacagtacagtacattacattacattacagtacattatatcTCATTTGGAAGACGCAGAAGAAATGAACAGAATCATAGCTGCGAAGGTTGAAAATAAGTGTAGGCCTTCTAAACTTTTACGAGTAATCCCTTAGATACCcattgtcttcctatatccataagtAAACCAAACCAAAGCAAAAGCAACACACAGCATGCCTTTAGAGTCTAACCTGGATTGCAGACAGCTCAGGCATCAGTGCAGTGACTAGTCACGAGAGACTTCATGTGGCAAAAAGGACTTGACGtggctgtatctctctctctctctctctctctctctctctctctctctctctctctctctctctctctctctctctctctctctctctctctctctctttctctctctctgactccgtTTCTCCTGTGAtgtattcttttttttagtttgttttacTTCCGAAAGCATATGGATGTagccagggctataaattaacttttttcatcactagccaatttggctagtagccgttaagtctcactagccacacttaagggccgtacacacacgtcgctgctatttactcgctacttgctcactcgcctacttgccactcgctctgggtgattgtgtttactggttgtcatggttcccgctgtccgcgccaataacgtccgtacgaaacaaaatgtagacctacgctgtttaacgttgatcgtgtgctgtgcacaaccatgcatatgagcctttgatggtgtacactgtatgcattttcctcaacacttttaaccaaagcgtgatggcgtgcagaagttgggtggtcagaacaccacaggggcaacgtcacctgtcaataatctgtattctgcattccaattggttactcgcttaactcgcgtcgctcgaagataaaataagtttatctcggaacccgcccacatcgcatcgcttgtactctcctcgcctactcgccagctagactcgctggaacacgtagacattctattgacttcatccgctgagcgagtaactagcagcgacgtgtgtgtacggccctttaagcggcgtacacacacaaagctagcttttcgcttgctcgcctactcgccactctttcatggaacgttcgctgaaagttcccgcggctttaactgccaatggacagccgagaagtaccgaactctgcattccaattggttactcgcttactcgcctcgctcgaagataaaatattttcaactcggaatccgcccacatcgcatcgcttgtacagtactcgcctactcgcctgcgagtctcgctgggacacattgacattctattgagttcattcgctgagcgagtaactagcagcgacgtgtgtgtacggccctataCACTTactaccagtcaaagtggctagtaagtttcctcttctaccagccaaactgaattttcacccgcatttggccgcTTGACTCGTGTTAATTTAGCGCTCTGGATGTAGCAATAGATCCACATAGTTCCTGTTAAAATGTGTGTTGAAAGAGACGAGACGTCTTTTCTCAACAACAGATGGTGGCCATGTTGCAGCAGGTGGAATCACATGAATTCAGAAGAAAATGTGTGAATGAAAAACAGGTCTGCTGCTGCCACAATGTTCGCCACTAGGTGGGGCAATAGTATTGTATTTCTATTGGGCAGCGTAATGATGGGTCTGGCTCTGCAGGTGTAGTAGTACCCCTCCTCTATCCATTACGTAGCCTATAATGTACAGTTCATTGCACTGCACCAGGCTGACGCTTTTACAGTTGTCATcagtacagagtattggttacagtccctggagcaaccagcatttggccggttggatggtgttaatttaaaacacggattacattacattacaccaagcTGACGCCTTTATCAAAGCATCTTACCTTTATTTgaagtacagggcattggttacagtccctggagcattgtggggttagatGCATCTTCCTatctcacttcagccatggagagaaATGggcagtggaagggtgggattcgaacctgcaaccctctgatctaatgcccatctccttctccatctccttaGGCTACGGCTACCTGTCTATAGTGCTGTCTGTGAAAGACAGGAAAGAGTGCATATGGTGTGTGAATCCCCTATTATAATTGGTGTATAAtacaggtacagtatatcacgaaagtgaatacacccatcacagttttgcagatttttgagtatatcttttcataggaaagcattacagaaatgtcactttgacacaatgattagtgaccttttaacaacatatttaaccgcttaaatttcttgttcactcagaaaaaaactaaatacagccattaatgtttgaacatgtactcacaaaagtgagtacaccccagattaaaatccggtagagaaggggctatgttggctcgaatcgtctcgaaatgaaacgaaatgaaaagggatgacaagggaggtcatcagtgtgcgtttcaacttttctttgcattgaacttttaaaatttgagtctgcatctggcttaaatagattggtgtgagatttgaatgcaatcctatggagaatatcatgatctgcttcagtagtcacagtgcatgttgacatgcatgtttcttttaggtgtatttcagattgccattgttgacagcattcatgtatccccaaaccatgtcagtcccactaccatgcttggctactgagaggatacaccttttttgtaaaactcatttgtttaccaccacacatgcttgacaccatctaaagcaaatttgtttatcttggtctctacagatcacacgacatggttccagtgatccatatccttggtctgttcatctctcttgagagggGCGTAGTAGTAAATTGGGGGCCCTATGTaccatcagctccaatggaccccccagccatatacatATATACTAGGGCTGgcacattaatgcattcattttgaTTAATCAATCATGCGATTCGATAAATTAATTAatgcgattaaaaaaaatatcgCAGTATAATGTAGCtatatagttctggattagagtggagggcagtattacgcctgatggtgaatagcctgctgaaattgagaagagttctctcttcttttaaaaatgaataatgtttttagattacgcttatttatagtaattattcaaaatccatgtgaatttttttttcactgttctcaagtcagatatttaaatgtgattaaaatgcgattgATTTGATTAATTCATTTCAAAGCCTTTAGATGAATGCGATTTAAACatgtaatcgagtcccagccctagtatctacataaatcagactgtgtgtggaccctctatatacagtacagtaggctatagtacAGTAGGGCCCTGGTGCCTGGTCACGCTTTACCCCCCTGTaacctactgcagtgtttcccaaccttttctgtctcgcgtaccccctaagcgccttagttgtgccatgagtaccccctaattcatgttctatatcgctttctctgtctgtgtatatcactttctctgtctctctgtgactgtaaccatacatttgttatgataatacattttttccaagtaccccctgcagtgtgctcgcgtacccctagcgGTACACATATACCCCTGGTTGGTAAACATTGACCtactgtacgacacccctgggtCTTGGTTCTCTTATCCTCTTGCTGTGTCAACATGGCCAGTACCAACACTGACTTCTACATCTACACTTCTATGTgcattttttgcatttgttataTAAAATGACAACCCTGTCCTGTTGATATTGTTTGATAAACAACATTTGCATTCccagcattttatttttgtcgCCTGCATGCGAAAGAAATCAATGCCATCATATGCCTTAATAATGTtacatccaaaaaaaaaacaaaaaaaatgttggggTACCCATGACCTGAATAGCTAAGGGAAGAtgccatagcctacatcaagcTCTGTTTTTGCTTTAGTGGAGCAAAACCCCCTGCCGAATACCCCGGGATGGAACCGTTGTGTAAAAATAGCAAAGTTAaactcgctgtctgtctctcgccGCCCATCCATTAACACATCTTGGGTGGTCCCTCGGGCATCTCTGTCTGCGCTATGATTGGCGCAGAGGGCTGTCCATTATGCTGTCGTCGTCAGCAGGTTGGCTGCTGGAGTGGCTGCACTAATCTCAAGTCTACAGGTTTACCGCGGTTGCAGTTTTTGCCCGGCTACAAATCTCGTAGCCCTGCCCATTCCCattctgctgctgtgctgtgctgtgctgtgctgagtgaaTCTGCATCTTCACTCAtagctctcctctcatctcctccgctAGAGCTGTCGCAGGACTCTATAGCTAGGGAGTGCAGTGCCGCATCCCAGCACACCGCATCATATCGCATCCatccatacagacagacaagccgAAGAAGCTGCCAAACACGCCAACTAAACTAAAACAGCCCACCCTGCGTTTTGATTTCTGATTTTCAGCAGCTGTATCGCCAGCCCTCCACACCACCAGTCGCCATCAATGGACGCGGATCTGTGAGTGAGCGCAGTGAGTGGAATACCCTACCCTGCTGCACTGTTCCTGCGCTGCGTAACATCGCAGCCCGAGGAGGAGAGGACGTGAGGCGAGgtgcggaggagagaagagacagagagaccaagagagagaccaCTGCATTCCGACAGGCAGGTGGGTGCACCATCACAGTAAGAGATCCAGTGTGAAATCAACACTCAaagggggtcaattttgacataTTCTAGAGTGTgtctggtcccagagtactctctaagtgttggattaacactgcgtTTTTTTTACTGGGTGGGCGTCTGTCGGTCTGATCTGGTCAccgcagatagagagagagagagagatggggacggtGCTGTCCATCTCCCCCACCTCCAGGAAGGCGAAGGGCGGGATACTGACTGATGAAAAGCCCGACGCcactggcagtggtggtggtgttggtgttggtgggggggcaTCCAGCGGTGGTAAATCGGAGTCGTCCAAGGGGGGCCTGAAACGCCATTCCGTCCTCATCTCGGCTCTGACGTGGAAGCGCCTGGTGGCCGCCTCGGCCAAGAAGAAGAATGCCAAGAAGGTGAACCCTAACCCGAACCCCCCTCCTCAGGCCAACACCATCACCAACCCCGCGGTGGACCAGCTCAACAGCGAAAACCTCAAGAAATCTCTGCAGCAGACGGAGCGCAAAGCCACCAAGCAAGGTCCCCTGGCAGTGCCTGTCCCCACCGTGCCAGACCAGCACAGTCGGCGAGGGATTGTCGGCCCACAGAACCAGCAGAGCGGCCAGAACCAGCAACAGAACCCCAAGCAGCTGATAGCGGTGCAGAAGCAGCCCAGCAGCCGGTCTCTGATCTCCCCCAGGCGGGTCATCGTTCAGGCGTCCACCGGTGAACTCCTACGGTGCCTCAGCGAGTTCATGTGCCGACGCTGTTACAAGCTCAAGGAGCTGAGCCCCAACGAGATCATCCTGTGGTTCCGAAACGTGGACCGCTCCCTGCTGATCCAAGGGTGGCAGGACCAAGGCTTCATCACTCCCGCCAACCTGGTGTTCGTCTACATGCTGTGTCGCGAGGCCGTCACGGAGGACATCTCCACCGAGTACGAACTGCAGGCCACGTTCCTCACGTGCCTCTACCTGGCCTACTCGTACATGGGGAACGAGATCTCCTATCCGTTAAAGCCCTTCCTCGTGGAGAGCAACAAGGAAGTGTTCTGGGAGAGGTCTCTACGGGTGATAGACAAGATGAGCGCCAAGATGCTGCAGATCAACTCTGACCCGCATTTCTTTACCGAGGTCTTTCAGGACCTCAAGAACGAGGGAGGCCCCAGGGACAGCAACAGCAACGTGAAGTGGACTAATAACTTAGACCGTTAAAGTTAAAGTTAAGCTAAGAGGGTGACTGGCTCTGGCTGGACAGCGTTTcaggatggatagatagagagataaacagacagaggggaagaagagagaagaagcctATTTGATACCTCTCCAAAACACCAGTCCTTTTTTGAGAAGGGGGGCTGGATTTGAATGTAAGCACCGGTGGCTGAGTGCGTAAAAGTGTCTCGCACTGCCGTCGGTTTGACAGGAGGAGACTGAGAGGGGGGGCCTTCGCTTCAACCCCCCTCCTATgagattttcttttattttctttttttgctcaaATGTTGTTACATCTGTATTATAAAGACTCCCCCGGGGACCCTGCGAATGGCAAACCACCAGACCGCTGGATGCACTGCTGCGGGTTAGGGGGCGATAGCGCTACTGTACCTCTCTGCATGCTTTACAACAATATTCTATCTGTATATTATCCATCGTGGCTttttaaaaggaaagaaaaaaaatgaaagaagacaacgaagaaaaaaacaaaacaaaaacaaaagcaagacATAAGACAAGAAACGGCTATCAGATCAGGTGCAaagcttgaacttgaacttgagccaGTGAGGGAAGTGATTAGCTAGAATGTCAGTGTTCAGGTAATGTGTGTTGGTAGTGCTTTCTCTGCGTGGCTTGGCGCTGGGTAGGGGGGTCTCGCTGCGTCTTTGTGGCCTGGGCCCTGAGGACCTGTCCAAGGTGCTGACCGGGCCTGTGGCGTCCCCAACACGGCAACACGGTTTACTGGGGGCGCCTGAAAGCTGTCTTATCTGAACGTTGAATGTACACTATTTTTCAACAACGAAAAAAAGAGAATCCTTTGCCGTCAAAATGTGCCAATTGTTATAGTATGACGCGTATAATGTTTTATAATGTACATTTCAGAAATATATAAATGCAGCCAAACATCTTGGCGTGTTGCCTTTTCTTTGCCCTTCATGCTACATAACTGCGTAGCTCTGGTTTAATTTGATGTCTTTATAAGACTGTAGGTCTTCTCCTTGGTGAAGTCTCCTTTTGGCATGCCTTTATGCGGGAAACTGAGGATTTATAGAGTGAGATCATATGCCGCAGTACGTAGTAGCAGCATATAGCCTACCGTTGCGTCAACACAATCTGGTAAACATTTCAAAGTCTTAATTCCGAGGTGAGTCATTCAATATCAGGTGGTGAATGTTATCGTCCCCGTGTTGTTTTCATTTCATCTCCTGTCAGGGATCCGCTCTACGGTCCTGTAGACATTTGGGCCTTAGGCTACACCGAGCCTGGCCTGCACAATGCAcgcagcaacagtgtgtgtgtgtgtgtgtgtgtgtggtccaaaaCAGGAGCCTTGACGTCATTCCCTAGGGCTGCATGCTCCTGGCCCCATAGCACACATTtcgctgctctgtctgtctgatagCGTCTGGCAGTCAGTGGAGTGCAGAGtaaaatgttgcggtgttaattgaACGCTGTTGTGAACATAACCTATAGCCTACTGTGTGGTCTCACTCGATTAAGTGGTGAATTCAACCAtgtgagtgttgaattgacacgtAGAGTGTGAAAGCTTTATCAGTATTTTAGGGCATACATGGTTTACATGGTGTTACATCAATACCCAAAGAGTTAAACTTTAATAGGCCTGCTAAATTCGAGTGGGACCATGTGCTCAGAAAAATGGTAGGCTATTGAATTAAAATTGCTACATGTATTGCGTGGGCGAAAATATCTCCCAAAACCGACCTGGGTGCAGCTGCCTGAACCTAGCCTATGGTCACTTTACCAACAGGAGAAGCTCATGACAAAACGCTGCTGTATATCACCTGTAAGAGCATATGGAAATAGTAGGCTAACAGGACCAACATGCTAAACCCGTTAAAACTGCTTCAGCTGACACACGCGTCCAAAAGCCCGCCAGCTCAGCAAGTAGTCTCGTAGATTTCTGTACCTACTATTGTGGTGCAAACAGTTACCTGTTGCCTCAGTGTCAACAGTGCCCAAAAGTCCCATTCCTGAACCGCGttgactacagtgtgtgtgtgtgtgtgtgtgtgtgtgtgtgtgtgtgtgtgtgtgtgtgtgtgtgtgtgtgtgtgtgtgtgtgtgtgtgtgtttgagggggaagAGCAGCTTCTAATTTGCCACATATTCAGCCTCATGTCGTGACCACATTGTCCTTGGAACACGAGCTGCGCGCGCGCTCCTGCTGTCTTGCCGCTGCCCGTGGTGCTGAAAATGAAGCTCGCATGCCTACACGCGGGGTCGGTTCTGTGTCTCAgctggtgcacttgtgcacttcgggcactatgttttagttCGTAATTAATATGCCATACGCACTAAAACacgaacactaaagtgcacaagggCGCCATTTGATATCCAGAATGTGTCTATATGTCGGGCTCACCACAGAGCAGAACAACCATTTCAACCATTTTCAGTGAATCAACTCACTTGTATGAGTGACGTTAAAATAAGCTACATGTTATTGTTAAAGATAGGCCTCGTATGTGTTCAGTGTGTTACATGTAACCTTGCCCACACGTGTGTATGCAGATGCCGGATTAATTATGAGCACACAGGAAACTTAGGGGTagacgggttttttttttcctggaaagagttttttttCCTGACGTGTAGGAGTCATCTGTTGTGTTTTCAGAAGAAGTGTAACCCGTAAAGCCAAAGGTGTTGCTCTCGTCTGCGCGTGCTGGTTCGCCGTGGATATGCTAGGCTAGGCTACTATAACATGGCCCGCGGGGGGAAAGATGACTCACGCACGCCGAGCTGGTGAGAAGTTAGTAGAGAAGCGTTGGCTTGAATCGCGCATGCAGCCACGGAGAGAGCGAGCCCACCACCACACCGAATTTGTGAATAAAAAAAGCACGTGGGCCGATGTTCGCTCAGCTGATTGGCTGGAATTTGCTGCAGTCTGATGGAAGTGTCACCGTGacgtggggggagggggggggggttgctgcgCGTGCACCGGCTGGGGCCAGAGGAATTCATATTCCGAGCCGCATTCCTCCTGTCGCTATGGCAACGCCGCCTGAATGGGATGGAGGATAGCTGGAGaggacacagcacagcagcagagagCTCAGCTGCCGATGATGTGCACATGTTGATAGACTAGCCGCTAGACACTTATCTAGAAACAGGTAGCCTTGCCTGTGGCATTACTAACAGATGCCTGGAGCAAATAGACTCTCCCTATATCTTGACCAAACGCTGGACTTTGTCAGAAGCAAAAGTGCACACACTAAGGTCCTTATCAGTGTAGCCTGAAAATGGAGTATGCTGccctataaaaaagaaaaaagtgccaGGCTGCTATGCAAGTCAGTGGGTGAAGAACCAAATTAGCCTAGTGCAAGAAAACCCaagtggtagtgtagtgtagattggTGATGATGTTATTGCCCCGATGCCCCTCCTCAGGTAAGTCCAGGGGTGTCGTacaagggggtaaagtgtgactgagtcaccagggcccgtGTATATACGGGGCcctcacacacagtccgatttatgtagatatgtggctggggggggggtccattggagctgattgtccaTCATTAGGTAAGTCGGTTATATAATTTCACGGCGCATCATCATCCTCCAGCCTCGTCAGTCAGTCAGCGCATGGGCGCGTGGGCTCACCCACCAGCAGAAACCTTCCGCAAGAATGCTGGTTGTCATGGAAACGCTCTCTCTGTGACTACAGGAGCAGACGGCGGCAGTGGAggcagagagcggagagagagagcagaggaagagaagagaagacaggtggAAACATCAATAATTAAACATCAAATCAGTCGCCCCCtatttttagatattttcatGGTGC
The Engraulis encrasicolus isolate BLACKSEA-1 chromosome 12, IST_EnEncr_1.0, whole genome shotgun sequence DNA segment above includes these coding regions:
- the LOC134460397 gene encoding cyclin-dependent kinase 5 activator 1-like, whose product is MGTVLSISPTSRKAKGGILTDEKPDATGSGGGVGVGGGASSGGKSESSKGGLKRHSVLISALTWKRLVAASAKKKNAKKVNPNPNPPPQANTITNPAVDQLNSENLKKSLQQTERKATKQGPLAVPVPTVPDQHSRRGIVGPQNQQSGQNQQQNPKQLIAVQKQPSSRSLISPRRVIVQASTGELLRCLSEFMCRRCYKLKELSPNEIILWFRNVDRSLLIQGWQDQGFITPANLVFVYMLCREAVTEDISTEYELQATFLTCLYLAYSYMGNEISYPLKPFLVESNKEVFWERSLRVIDKMSAKMLQINSDPHFFTEVFQDLKNEGGPRDSNSNVKWTNNLDR